One region of Aminobacterium colombiense DSM 12261 genomic DNA includes:
- a CDS encoding YitT family protein, which produces MLTFLPSKLKQFLQREWLTTIYTTTGTIIISFALVALIMPYRFASAGLTGIALISHYALNISPAWIIAIGNTVLLLWGWKVLSPRFVIWTFYVSILMTVSVMFFELFTYPLIQNVFLAAILGGVLGGLGMGLIFLGGGSSGGTDIIVMAARKKYGIDVGMYSFYINMGILLASWFVVDLEQLLMGGVLLYIESLTIDNVLKSFDRRKQLMIITQKPGEVKRFIIEELDRSATIIDARGAYSGEPKNMIMVVLTRRQAMELKRHVVSIDPMTFIILSDVAEVVGDGFKHWKNI; this is translated from the coding sequence ATGCTTACTTTTTTGCCGTCGAAACTGAAGCAGTTTCTTCAACGCGAGTGGCTAACAACAATCTATACTACTACCGGCACTATAATAATAAGCTTTGCACTTGTCGCTTTGATCATGCCATATAGATTTGCCAGTGCTGGGCTGACAGGTATTGCCCTTATAAGTCATTATGCCTTGAATATTTCTCCGGCGTGGATCATTGCCATAGGGAATACTGTTTTATTGCTTTGGGGCTGGAAAGTTCTGTCCCCCCGTTTTGTAATTTGGACTTTCTATGTGTCGATCTTAATGACCGTTTCTGTTATGTTTTTTGAACTTTTTACATATCCATTAATTCAAAATGTTTTTCTCGCGGCTATCCTCGGCGGAGTTTTAGGAGGCCTTGGAATGGGGCTCATTTTTCTGGGCGGAGGCTCCAGCGGGGGAACAGATATTATTGTTATGGCGGCGAGAAAAAAATATGGTATTGATGTAGGCATGTACTCTTTTTATATAAATATGGGGATTCTTCTTGCCTCGTGGTTTGTAGTGGATCTGGAGCAGCTTCTCATGGGTGGGGTTCTTCTCTATATTGAAAGCCTCACCATTGATAACGTGCTAAAATCATTTGATCGCAGAAAACAGCTGATGATCATTACTCAAAAGCCGGGAGAAGTAAAGCGTTTCATTATTGAAGAGCTCGATAGAAGTGCCACAATTATCGATGCTCGAGGTGCCTATTCAGGAGAACCTAAGAATATGATAATGGTGGTGCTTACCAGAAGACAGGCCATGGAACTTAAACGACACGTTGTTTCAATTGATCCCATGACTTTTATTATTCTCTCGGATGTGGCTGAAGTGGTTGGAGATGGATTCAAACATTGGAAAAACATTTAA